Part of the Pseudomonas baltica genome is shown below.
AAGCGTACTCTATCGCTCAAGGCCGACGATCTGGAGCACTACAAGGGCGAGCGTGGGCGGCGTGGCAACAAGCTGCCGCGGGGCTTCCAGCGGGTCGACGCGTTGTTGGTCGAAAACGCTGGTTAACGTTCGGTACTCGGGCCGATCATGTCCATTCGGTCAGATCGGCAGAGAAGCACTGGAGTCACGGCGAATATTCGCGGATGATATGGCCCCTTGAGGTGTCGGCGTGGCCGAGCACCCAGACGAATTTCGACAGTATCACTGCGGCAAGCCTTGAGGCGGCCGCCTGGATGGGATGATGACTTTTCTGCGCCTTCCGCTCGTTCTATTGCTGACTGGTGTGCTTGGCCTGGCGGGTTGCAGCGTGCATCAGCCGGTGGCGTTGTATCAACTCGATAGCGGCAATCCGGGGCAGCCAAAGGCGACCAGCGGTATGTCGGTGCTGCTCGGGCCGGTGTCGGTGGCCGATTACCTGCAACGTGAAACCCTGTTGCAGCGCCATAAGGACGGCAGCCTCACGGCTTCCACCGATGGTCGCTGGGCCGGCAGCCTGGCCTCGGATATCGATCAGTTGCTGGTGCGCCAACTGGCCTGGCGGCTCGACAGCCCTAAGGTGATGCTGGCGCCGAAGCCGGCCAATTTCAGCCCGGATGCCCAGGTTTTGCTCTCCATCACCCGTCTGGATTCGGGCGATGGCCAGCCAGCGGTGCTGGACGCGCAATGGCGGGTGCTCGATCGCCGTGGCCTGGTGCGTGACAACCGCATTGTCCATCTGGAAGAAAAGCACACCGATGGCACCGCCGCGCAGGTGCAGGCCCAGGGCGTATTGTTGCAGCGTCTGGCCGAGCAATTGACTGCAGCGGTCAAGCCGTTGGCCAATCAGCCGGCGCTGGCGCAGGAGCCGCGCAAGGCAGCCCCTGAACCCGCTGCCCGGGAAGACAAACCGAAGATGCCGCTGGCGACGCCGATTCGTACCGATATGGAAATCTATCGGTTCTGATAAAAGCACCGCTCACAAAAAACCCGCATTGCAGAATGCGGGTTTTTTTGTACTGGTCGGCGTGTCAGGGCTGGCCTGTTCGCGAGCAAGCTTTGCTCCCACAGTGTCGTATCCAACTGAGCCGTACAACTGGGAGAGCAAGCTTTACTCCTACAGTGTCGTACTCACCTGCGTCGTACACCTGTGGGAGCATGGCTTGCCCGCGAAGCTTTTGATCTTAGCCTTTGACCCTGCGATCACTCATGCGCGCCAACTGACGTTCCAGCATCGATGGATAAGGCTCCAGCAACCGCTCCACGCACGACGCACCTTCGGGGCTGGCGATCGGGCGGATCCGCGCGCGCTGCTTGATCAACGCGTTGTCGTTGATGCTGCGCTCCACCAGCAGCAGATTGCGACTGTGCTGGGACAACGCCAGGGCATCCTGAGCGGTGTCGGTCAGCAGCAGGTCGATCTGGCTGATCCCGAACAAGCCTTCACCCAGCACCAGGCCCAGCTGCAGTTGCAGGGTGATGCCGCTGTCCGCCACTTCGATCTGCAACTGATGCCCCAGGGCACGCAGCAGCTCGCCGCAACAGATGGCATTGGTCAGGTAATCTTCGCCGCTGTCATCGCTATGGAACAGCAGCAACGAGCTGCCATCGCTCAACGTGTGTAGCTCGGCCTGATACAGCGATGCAGCCTGATCCAGGCAGTCGCGATAACGGTCCAGCAACTCCAGCAAGCGCGTGCGCGGCAGGCGGCGCAGCTGCTCTTGCGAGCCCAGTTGCACCGCCAGTACCGCACTGTGGGAGGGCTGCGAGGGCGCCGCGGGTGCCTGCACGGTCTTTATCGCCGGCAGCGGGGCATGGCTCGTCTCGTTGAAATTCGGCTCGTGCAGATCGGCGAAGGCGTCATCGTCCTCGTCGTCTTCCACCGCGCTGATGCGCCGCGGTGCGGCCTTGCCGGCAGCGGGCACGGCGGCCATTTCGTCGAAGCGCGGATCGCGCAGGTTGCGCAATTGATAGGCGTCCTGCGGCTCTTCGTCTTCATCTTCTTCGTAGATTTCTTCTACGTATTCAGGCTCGGCCGGCTCCGGGGCGTACTGCGCGTGCAATTGCCGGGCGAGGTCGCCGATCTCGTCCTGGCGGGTAATGGCCGGGGTGTGTTCGTCGATATGGCGCAGCCACACGCGCAGTTGCAGCAGCGGCGTCGACAGATTGCGCCCCAGGCGCAGACTGAACGCCAGGGCCAGGGCCAGCAGGATACCGGCCAGGATGCCCATGCTCTGCAGGCTGATCAGCATTGGCTGCATGAACTGCGACATGTCGAGGCTGACACGCAAGGTGCCTTCGTTGACGTTCTGGAAGGTGATCTTGGTCTCGTACTGGCCGCCCGAGGCGTCCAGCAA
Proteins encoded:
- a CDS encoding AhpA/YtjB family protein, which gives rise to MNRPTPVKNDNFFLLIFRALRHRRAPIALRIASHNVFLVAVALIIYACVMGLQFKQAMHEQADALGNSLVQQTAVSATELLVSNDILSLNVLLSTLAKNPLVAHAAIFSADNRLVAESGQRPKSGLLDASGGQYETKITFQNVNEGTLRVSLDMSQFMQPMLISLQSMGILAGILLALALAFSLRLGRNLSTPLLQLRVWLRHIDEHTPAITRQDEIGDLARQLHAQYAPEPAEPEYVEEIYEEDEDEEPQDAYQLRNLRDPRFDEMAAVPAAGKAAPRRISAVEDDEDDDAFADLHEPNFNETSHAPLPAIKTVQAPAAPSQPSHSAVLAVQLGSQEQLRRLPRTRLLELLDRYRDCLDQAASLYQAELHTLSDGSSLLLFHSDDSGEDYLTNAICCGELLRALGHQLQIEVADSGITLQLQLGLVLGEGLFGISQIDLLLTDTAQDALALSQHSRNLLLVERSINDNALIKQRARIRPIASPEGASCVERLLEPYPSMLERQLARMSDRRVKG
- a CDS encoding PqiC family protein: MMTFLRLPLVLLLTGVLGLAGCSVHQPVALYQLDSGNPGQPKATSGMSVLLGPVSVADYLQRETLLQRHKDGSLTASTDGRWAGSLASDIDQLLVRQLAWRLDSPKVMLAPKPANFSPDAQVLLSITRLDSGDGQPAVLDAQWRVLDRRGLVRDNRIVHLEEKHTDGTAAQVQAQGVLLQRLAEQLTAAVKPLANQPALAQEPRKAAPEPAAREDKPKMPLATPIRTDMEIYRF